In a single window of the Streptomyces sp. CGMCC 4.7035 genome:
- a CDS encoding DUF4097 family beta strand repeat-containing protein, with protein sequence MEQGPRTLTPRSASQIAPATLPGTAAAPASHRHPHHSFELKSTYARSTASSSQPLIRERTGSSPGPCTRTFEGHFSFPASRSRPASRPQVADCSARHRIEVPRGVAVKVEEDDGSVRAQGFEEALSIHTQDGSVRVTDSTGPLTLSSDDGSIRATGVGSRRVHATTQDGSVHLELGVVPDLVESSSHDGSVTIVLPHDTYRVSAHSADGSVHVSVPRGSNSSHVVDARTRDGSVTVRTAG encoded by the coding sequence GTGGAGCAGGGGCCCCGCACGCTGACACCGCGCTCGGCGTCCCAGATCGCACCAGCGACACTACCCGGCACCGCAGCAGCCCCCGCAAGCCATCGACACCCTCATCACTCATTCGAGCTAAAGAGCACTTACGCACGCTCCACCGCGAGCAGTTCCCAACCCCTGATCCGGGAGCGCACCGGATCCTCCCCCGGGCCGTGCACGCGTACGTTCGAAGGACACTTCAGCTTTCCGGCTTCAAGGTCACGGCCGGCTTCAAGGCCTCAGGTCGCGGACTGCTCGGCCAGGCATCGGATCGAGGTTCCGCGCGGGGTCGCCGTCAAGGTCGAGGAGGACGACGGGAGCGTGCGGGCGCAGGGCTTCGAGGAGGCGCTGAGCATTCACACCCAGGACGGTTCGGTGCGGGTGACCGATTCGACGGGGCCGCTGACGCTGAGCAGCGATGACGGGTCGATCCGGGCGACGGGGGTGGGCTCGCGGCGCGTGCACGCCACCACGCAGGACGGCTCCGTCCACCTGGAGCTAGGGGTCGTGCCCGACCTGGTGGAGTCGAGCAGCCACGACGGCTCGGTCACGATCGTGCTGCCGCACGACACCTACCGCGTGAGCGCCCACTCCGCCGACGGTTCGGTCCATGTGTCCGTCCCCAGGGGCTCGAACAGCTCCCATGTGGTGGACGCACGGACGAGGGACGGGTCGGTCACGGTGCGGACGGCGGGATAG
- a CDS encoding coiled-coil domain-containing protein has translation MTATPPQPYPPFAPCAHHHQPSCRPGPASAPSSADGAGLSPGRVRRPAPVGLRRATAARDALALLVLPLVAALVLPAAFAGGGTRRWFGGRAEGQRAEAQAAKDAAAAAFYELDTAQRELRISIETIAAVDDSPAARRAIADFEELGRLIDAVSRSYIDAVDAHDLDRVDLEASAASRARAQLVSAKDELTRAKQQLDRFGESLGPLLGKAETQLARLAPAVERARQALLAASNALDAVRDSGLKADDLAARLAALAPELTRLNQGAGQHGVAQTLERAERVAREAEAVRAEAERLPARAAEIDHRLVSLRTRAQALTTRAGQVEPVLSELRRRFAAACWQDLQHVPEQAAESVRQAELKLREAQAARDAQRWPDATSLLSTVRALLNTTDEAVSAAGERLKRLNAVQKDPQQEIERTRFAIRDAQRLAMTGRTTPDPRHARPLDESVARLDRAIASLEGRHPDYWHFLTETEAVRQTVARVVSQIREERGAGH, from the coding sequence GTGACGGCGACACCACCGCAGCCGTACCCGCCGTTTGCGCCATGCGCGCACCACCATCAACCGAGCTGCCGACCCGGTCCCGCGAGCGCACCGTCCTCGGCGGACGGAGCCGGGCTGTCCCCCGGCCGCGTCCGGCGTCCCGCCCCCGTCGGCCTCCGGCGCGCCACCGCCGCCCGTGACGCCCTCGCCCTCCTCGTCCTCCCCCTCGTCGCCGCCCTGGTTCTCCCCGCGGCGTTCGCCGGAGGCGGGACGCGGCGGTGGTTCGGGGGGCGGGCCGAGGGGCAGCGGGCCGAGGCGCAGGCCGCCAAGGACGCCGCCGCGGCCGCGTTCTACGAGCTCGACACCGCCCAGCGCGAGCTGAGGATCTCGATCGAGACCATCGCCGCCGTCGACGACTCCCCCGCCGCCCGCCGCGCGATCGCTGATTTCGAGGAACTCGGGCGGCTCATCGACGCGGTGAGCCGCAGCTACATCGACGCCGTTGACGCACACGACCTCGACCGGGTCGATCTCGAAGCCTCCGCGGCCTCCCGCGCCCGCGCGCAACTCGTTTCCGCCAAGGACGAACTCACCCGCGCCAAACAGCAGCTGGATCGTTTCGGCGAGAGCCTCGGGCCGCTGCTCGGCAAGGCCGAGACCCAGCTCGCCCGGCTCGCCCCCGCCGTGGAACGCGCCCGGCAGGCCCTGCTCGCCGCCAGCAACGCCCTGGATGCCGTCCGGGACTCAGGGCTCAAGGCCGACGACCTGGCCGCCCGGCTGGCCGCCCTCGCCCCCGAGCTGACCAGGCTCAACCAGGGCGCGGGGCAACACGGCGTGGCGCAGACCCTGGAGCGCGCCGAGCGGGTGGCCCGGGAGGCCGAGGCCGTGCGTGCGGAGGCCGAGCGGCTGCCGGCGCGGGCCGCCGAGATCGACCACCGGCTCGTCTCCCTGCGCACCCGGGCGCAGGCGCTCACCACCCGTGCCGGGCAGGTCGAGCCCGTCCTGAGCGAGCTGCGGCGCCGGTTCGCGGCCGCCTGCTGGCAGGACCTCCAGCACGTGCCGGAGCAGGCCGCCGAGAGCGTACGGCAGGCCGAGCTGAAGCTGAGGGAGGCGCAGGCCGCGCGCGACGCGCAGCGCTGGCCGGACGCGACCTCGCTGCTGTCGACCGTACGGGCGCTGCTGAACACGACGGACGAGGCCGTGTCGGCGGCCGGTGAGCGTCTGAAGCGGCTGAACGCCGTGCAGAAGGATCCGCAGCAGGAGATCGAGCGGACGCGGTTCGCGATCCGGGACGCACAACGGCTGGCCATGACGGGGCGTACGACGCCCGACCCGCGGCACGCCCGACCGCTCGACGAATCCGTCGCCCGGCTCGACCGTGCGATCGCCTCGCTGGAGGGCCGCCACCCCGACTACTGGCATTTCCTCACGGAGACGGAAGCCGTGCGGCAGACGGTGGCGCGGGTGGTCTCGCAGATCAGGGAGGAGCGGGGAGCCGGCCACTGA
- a CDS encoding amidase domain-containing protein, with protein MSRSRRRATIVTAAAASVVAGAVLLPNWNAGAAVIDDPTVDAQTKATFQRLADAVFTDRTDALVSGGQSNREKPLTDGFSGDVKLSSGTARTEDATLSSLDQRKDKLAKAGEKYSKASTTVTLDATRVTGRTAKAAVTETTTLTYDNVRGDAPKTTGFQAHHELTFKADKQGNWQLTKIRDTDAGLAVNTLSKPSVKAPTTADDNMPNAPRAATTPNPAAKPKTLTGTALDYKAMATYAEKYWNNYNTAYPNYNGHGAGGDCTNFVSQSLKAGGWKHVPGYVYDYTKWFGNSDIQSDSFVGVNEWSWFAQNSKRTTPLANVYQLEVGDVLQMDFDRDGSKDHTMIVTAKSNGIPYVTYHSNNTLRRSVASLVAAYPNAYYYAYRT; from the coding sequence TTGAGCCGTAGCCGGCGCCGCGCGACCATAGTCACGGCGGCGGCCGCCTCTGTCGTCGCGGGCGCGGTCCTGCTGCCCAACTGGAACGCCGGCGCGGCCGTCATCGACGACCCGACGGTGGACGCGCAGACCAAGGCCACCTTCCAGCGCCTGGCGGACGCGGTCTTCACCGACCGCACGGACGCCCTGGTGAGCGGAGGGCAGAGCAATCGTGAGAAGCCGCTGACCGACGGCTTCTCCGGCGACGTCAAGCTGTCCTCCGGCACGGCCCGCACCGAGGACGCCACCCTGTCCTCGCTGGACCAGCGCAAGGACAAGCTCGCGAAGGCCGGCGAGAAGTACAGCAAGGCCAGCACCACCGTCACCCTGGACGCCACGCGCGTGACGGGCCGTACGGCCAAGGCCGCGGTCACCGAGACCACGACCCTGACCTACGACAACGTCCGCGGCGACGCGCCGAAGACCACCGGGTTCCAGGCCCACCACGAGCTGACCTTCAAGGCCGACAAGCAGGGCAACTGGCAGCTGACGAAGATCCGCGACACCGACGCGGGCCTCGCGGTCAACACGCTGTCCAAGCCGTCCGTCAAGGCGCCGACCACCGCCGACGACAACATGCCGAACGCCCCGCGCGCGGCGACCACGCCCAACCCGGCCGCGAAGCCCAAGACTCTCACCGGTACCGCCCTGGACTACAAGGCCATGGCGACCTACGCGGAGAAGTACTGGAACAACTACAACACGGCCTACCCGAACTACAACGGGCACGGCGCCGGCGGCGACTGCACCAACTTCGTCAGCCAGTCCCTGAAGGCGGGCGGCTGGAAGCACGTTCCGGGCTACGTGTACGACTACACCAAGTGGTTCGGCAACTCCGACATCCAGTCGGACTCCTTCGTCGGCGTCAACGAGTGGTCCTGGTTCGCCCAGAACTCCAAGCGGACGACTCCCCTCGCCAACGTCTACCAGCTCGAGGTCGGCGACGTCCTCCAGATGGACTTCGACCGGGACGGGTCCAAGGACCACACGATGATCGTCACGGCCAAGAGCAACGGCATCCCGTACGTGACCTACCACTCCAACAACACGCTCCGCCGGTCGGTGGCGAGCCTCGTCGCGGCGTACCCGAACGCGTACTACTACGCCTACCGCACCTGA
- a CDS encoding polysaccharide deacetylase family protein: MTTSSGRRRRRARPARTKRWNSREGFVTLAALLAVASVTVTFLVAREDSNAATASASAGKSDGKSDTAKATKEPPWDGKTKVLGDGSTSYTGPQKGQLKAEPLKPGEKPPQFVVFSWDGALQGDDQLFSHYRELAKEYNAHMTFFLTGIYLLPKSKKDLYHGPQHKAGEAAIDYPTDEHIRTTLEQLREAYNEGNEIGTHFNGHFCDAKGGGDWSVDEWKSEIDQFFSLVENWKTNTGFKDIAPLPFDFRKEVAGGRAPCLEGQPNLLKAIKSYGWSYDASNPGDFQIWPKKKNGIWDFPLQLLPFNGKHQAVSMDFNMLYNQTGGEVSGDPSKYPEWEQQAVQAYMNGFNRVYYGSRAPLFIGNHFENWNGGIYMKAIDQVVKNVCTKKGVRCVSFKELADWLDVQKPETLERLRTLDPAQSPADWSAVVN, encoded by the coding sequence ATGACAACGAGTTCCGGCCGCCGCCGCCGCCGCGCCCGCCCCGCCCGCACCAAACGTTGGAACAGCCGCGAGGGTTTCGTGACCCTGGCGGCCCTCCTCGCCGTCGCGTCCGTGACCGTGACCTTCCTGGTGGCCCGCGAGGACAGCAACGCGGCGACCGCGTCCGCCAGTGCGGGCAAGAGCGACGGCAAGAGCGATACCGCCAAGGCGACCAAGGAACCCCCGTGGGACGGCAAGACGAAGGTCCTCGGTGACGGCTCCACCTCGTACACCGGCCCGCAGAAGGGCCAGTTGAAGGCCGAGCCGCTCAAACCGGGCGAGAAGCCGCCCCAGTTCGTCGTCTTCTCCTGGGACGGCGCCCTCCAGGGGGACGACCAGCTCTTCTCGCACTACCGGGAGTTGGCCAAGGAGTACAACGCCCACATGACGTTCTTCCTCACGGGCATCTACCTGCTGCCCAAGAGCAAGAAGGACCTCTACCACGGGCCGCAGCACAAGGCGGGCGAGGCCGCGATCGACTACCCCACCGACGAGCACATCCGCACCACGCTGGAACAGCTGCGCGAGGCGTACAACGAGGGCAACGAGATAGGCACCCACTTCAACGGCCACTTCTGCGACGCCAAGGGTGGCGGGGACTGGAGCGTCGACGAGTGGAAGAGCGAGATCGACCAGTTCTTCTCGCTCGTCGAGAACTGGAAGACCAACACGGGCTTCAAGGACATCGCCCCGCTGCCCTTCGACTTCAGGAAGGAGGTCGCCGGCGGCCGCGCGCCCTGCCTGGAGGGCCAGCCGAACCTGCTGAAGGCCATCAAGAGCTACGGCTGGAGCTATGACGCCAGCAACCCGGGCGACTTCCAGATATGGCCGAAGAAGAAGAACGGCATCTGGGACTTCCCGCTGCAACTGCTCCCGTTCAACGGCAAGCATCAGGCCGTGTCGATGGACTTCAACATGCTCTACAACCAGACCGGAGGCGAGGTCAGCGGCGACCCGTCGAAGTACCCCGAGTGGGAGCAGCAGGCCGTCCAGGCCTACATGAACGGCTTCAACCGCGTGTACTACGGCAGCAGGGCGCCGTTGTTCATCGGCAACCACTTCGAGAACTGGAACGGCGGCATCTACATGAAGGCCATCGACCAGGTGGTGAAGAACGTGTGCACCAAGAAGGGGGTCAGGTGCGTGTCCTTCAAGGAACTGGCCGACTGGCTCGACGTGCAGAAGCCCGAGACGCTGGAGCGGTTGCGCACCCTGGACCCCGCGCAGTCTCCGGCCGACTGGTCGGCCGTGGTGAACTGA
- a CDS encoding transglycosylase domain-containing protein translates to MQLKVPPPPARGRTLPPDETMQLKVPPPPERGRALPPDETMQLRVLPPEASGSPSARHKTEAPSALTRVTAYLEPYTRRLAPYAQRLAPYARRLRPVYPRPGRAGWRRWVPSWRQSVGAVLTSIGLSSVFLVIAYAATDIPDNLNSYATQQDNVYFWSDGTPMARTGWVQRQAMPLKDIPEDVRWAVLAAENASFYSDPGISVSGIGRALWRTVGEGDTQGGSTITQQYVKNVYLNQNRSVGRKFTEAMIALKLDNRMSKDKILEGYLNTSWFGRGTYGIQRASQAYYGKDVSKLNAGEAAVLASLLKGAGLFDPTLSKANHARAVERWSWILDRMVDIGKLSKSERAKYKKFPEPLKQNPLYDTGEQSDYLVELASQYAKKAAHLSDQDFDLGGFQIYTTFDRKREEALTDAVTKARKAALKDDPKTAKTAHYGAASVSDDGRILAVYGGPDHRKQGYNESNATTVPAGTAFLPFVYAAGLEHGVHKTRSGSATPVTPQSVYDGNDAVPVTTPEGPYWDRNGDQVAAHNDGNKNWGHITLDQALANSVNTPFMQLGMDTGLDKVRATAVAAGLLSSSMGPQVPALSMGSSTPSAIRMASGYATFAADGQHTEPYSVRRITRNGSTVAMPTPEASRAVGSEVAGAVTKALTKSFALAHPGAASATAQVAGKAGTTEKDTASWYVGTATSVSTAVVVYRIDLTKSLEPLPLKGIAGTAANSVPYGIWSSAVSPLG, encoded by the coding sequence ATGCAGTTGAAGGTCCCGCCGCCGCCCGCGCGGGGGAGGACCCTGCCGCCGGACGAGACCATGCAGTTGAAGGTCCCGCCGCCGCCGGAGCGGGGGAGGGCCCTCCCGCCGGACGAGACCATGCAGTTGCGGGTGCTCCCGCCGGAGGCCTCCGGTTCACCAAGCGCCCGGCACAAGACGGAGGCGCCCTCCGCTCTCACTCGTGTCACCGCGTACCTCGAGCCGTACACGCGCAGGCTCGCGCCGTACGCCCAGCGGCTCGCACCGTACGCCCGCAGGCTCAGGCCGGTGTACCCGCGGCCGGGCCGCGCCGGCTGGCGACGCTGGGTGCCCTCCTGGCGGCAGTCGGTGGGCGCCGTGCTGACGTCCATCGGTCTGAGTAGCGTGTTCCTGGTCATCGCGTACGCCGCCACGGACATACCGGACAACCTGAATTCGTACGCCACCCAGCAGGACAACGTCTACTTCTGGTCCGACGGCACGCCCATGGCCCGCACCGGCTGGGTGCAGCGGCAGGCGATGCCGCTGAAGGACATACCCGAGGACGTCCGTTGGGCGGTGCTGGCGGCGGAGAACGCGAGTTTCTACTCCGACCCGGGCATATCCGTCAGCGGCATAGGCCGCGCCCTGTGGCGCACGGTCGGCGAGGGCGACACCCAGGGCGGATCCACGATCACGCAGCAATATGTGAAGAACGTCTATCTGAACCAGAACCGGTCGGTGGGCCGTAAGTTCACCGAGGCGATGATCGCCCTCAAGCTCGACAACAGAATGAGCAAGGACAAGATCCTTGAGGGATATCTCAACACCAGCTGGTTCGGCCGCGGCACTTACGGCATCCAGCGCGCCTCCCAGGCTTACTACGGCAAGGACGTGAGCAAGCTCAACGCGGGTGAGGCCGCCGTCCTCGCCTCCCTGCTGAAGGGCGCGGGCCTCTTCGACCCCACCCTGAGCAAGGCGAACCACGCGCGGGCCGTGGAGCGCTGGTCCTGGATCCTCGACCGGATGGTGGACATCGGCAAGCTGTCGAAGTCCGAGCGGGCCAAGTACAAGAAGTTCCCCGAGCCGCTCAAGCAGAACCCGCTCTACGACACCGGTGAGCAGAGCGACTACCTGGTGGAACTGGCGTCGCAGTACGCCAAGAAGGCCGCGCACCTCTCGGACCAGGACTTCGACCTGGGCGGCTTCCAGATCTACACGACCTTCGACCGCAAGCGGGAGGAGGCGCTCACCGACGCCGTGACCAAGGCCCGCAAGGCGGCGCTGAAGGACGACCCCAAGACGGCGAAGACCGCGCACTACGGCGCCGCCTCGGTGAGCGACGACGGCCGGATCCTCGCCGTGTACGGCGGTCCGGACCACCGTAAGCAGGGCTACAACGAGTCCAACGCCACCACCGTCCCGGCCGGTACGGCGTTCCTCCCGTTCGTCTACGCCGCCGGTCTGGAGCACGGCGTCCACAAGACCCGGAGCGGGTCCGCGACCCCGGTGACCCCGCAGTCGGTCTACGACGGCAACGACGCCGTCCCCGTCACCACGCCCGAAGGACCGTACTGGGACCGCAACGGCGACCAGGTCGCCGCCCACAACGACGGCAACAAGAACTGGGGGCACATCACGCTGGACCAGGCGCTCGCCAACTCCGTGAACACGCCGTTCATGCAACTCGGCATGGACACCGGCCTGGACAAGGTGCGCGCGACGGCGGTGGCGGCCGGGCTGCTCTCCTCCAGCATGGGGCCGCAGGTGCCCGCGCTGTCCATGGGCAGCTCCACACCCAGCGCGATCCGGATGGCCAGCGGATACGCCACGTTCGCCGCGGACGGGCAGCACACCGAGCCGTACTCGGTGCGGCGCATCACCCGCAACGGCTCCACCGTCGCCATGCCGACGCCCGAGGCGAGCCGCGCGGTCGGCTCCGAGGTGGCCGGCGCGGTCACCAAGGCGCTCACGAAATCCTTCGCCCTCGCCCATCCGGGCGCGGCCTCCGCCACCGCGCAGGTGGCCGGGAAGGCGGGAACCACGGAGAAGGACACCGCGTCCTGGTATGTCGGCACGGCCACGTCCGTATCGACGGCGGTCGTCGTCTACCGCATCGACCTGACCAAGAGCCTCGAACCACTGCCGCTCAAGGGAATCGCCGGCACTGCCGCGAACAGCGTCCCGTACGGCATCTGGTCGAGCGCCGTGAGTCCGCTCGGCTGA
- a CDS encoding FmdB family zinc ribbon protein produces MPRYEYRCRTCGDTFELSRPMAESSAPASCPSGHDDTVKLLSTVAVGGTTSAPAPAPRAGGGGGGCCGGGCCG; encoded by the coding sequence ATGCCTCGCTATGAGTACCGCTGCCGCACCTGCGGCGACACGTTCGAATTGAGCCGTCCGATGGCGGAGTCCTCCGCCCCCGCGTCCTGCCCGTCGGGGCACGACGACACGGTGAAGCTCCTGTCGACGGTCGCGGTGGGCGGTACGACGTCCGCCCCGGCTCCGGCCCCGCGGGCGGGCGGCGGAGGGGGCGGCTGCTGCGGCGGGGGCTGCTGCGGCTGA
- a CDS encoding O-methyltransferase, giving the protein MAKGNGTPLTDELYAYMLGHNPPLDPVQRMLVEVTHTELPLVAGKQVAEEQGPLLAFLVRLTGARRIVEVGTFTGLSALSMAQALPPDGTLLTCDVSEEWTEHARHAWAKAGVADRVELRIAPAIETLRGLPAEPHIDMVFIDADKDNYVAYWDELVPRMRPGGLLVVDNVFFHGGVTDPDATGFAAAIKDFNEHVKADDRVDSVMLSVADGLTLARRR; this is encoded by the coding sequence GTGGCCAAGGGGAACGGGACGCCGCTGACGGACGAGCTGTACGCGTACATGCTCGGCCACAACCCGCCGCTGGACCCCGTGCAGCGGATGCTCGTCGAGGTCACGCACACGGAGCTGCCGCTGGTGGCGGGCAAGCAGGTCGCCGAGGAGCAGGGGCCGTTGCTGGCCTTTCTGGTGCGGCTGACCGGGGCGCGCCGGATCGTCGAGGTCGGGACCTTCACCGGGCTGTCCGCGCTGTCCATGGCGCAGGCGCTGCCGCCGGACGGGACGCTTCTGACGTGTGACGTCTCCGAGGAATGGACGGAGCACGCACGGCACGCGTGGGCGAAGGCGGGCGTGGCCGACCGGGTCGAGCTGAGGATCGCGCCCGCGATCGAGACGCTGCGGGGGCTGCCGGCCGAGCCGCACATCGACATGGTGTTCATCGACGCGGACAAGGACAACTACGTCGCGTACTGGGACGAATTGGTGCCGCGCATGCGGCCCGGGGGCCTGCTCGTGGTGGACAACGTCTTCTTCCACGGCGGTGTGACGGACCCCGACGCCACCGGGTTCGCCGCCGCGATCAAGGACTTCAACGAGCATGTGAAGGCGGACGACCGGGTGGACAGCGTGATGCTGTCGGTGGCGGACGGACTGACCCTGGCGCGGCGCCGCTGA
- a CDS encoding HAD family hydrolase — protein sequence MSPVLVASDLDRTLIYSSAALALTMPDARAPRLLCVEVHESRPLSYMTETAAGLLTDLGDRAVFVPTTTRTRKQYQRINLPGPTPPYAICANGGHLLVDGVPDLDWHAAVLARLADECAPLAEVREHLAATADPAWVRKHRVAEDLFAYLVVERELLPEEWVKELAAWAENRGWTVSLQGRKIYAVPQPLTKSAAVREVARRTGAVLTLAAGDSLLDADLLLAADRGWRPGHGELADTDWTAPGIGALPERGVVAGERILREFLKAAREV from the coding sequence ATGAGCCCCGTGCTGGTCGCCAGCGACCTGGACCGTACGCTGATCTACTCGTCGGCGGCCCTCGCCCTGACCATGCCGGACGCGCGGGCACCCCGGCTGCTGTGCGTGGAGGTGCACGAGAGCAGGCCGCTGTCGTACATGACTGAGACCGCGGCCGGGCTGCTCACCGACCTCGGCGACCGGGCCGTGTTCGTGCCGACCACGACCCGCACCCGCAAGCAGTACCAGCGCATCAACCTGCCCGGACCCACCCCGCCGTACGCGATCTGCGCGAACGGCGGCCATCTGCTCGTCGACGGCGTCCCCGACCTCGACTGGCACGCGGCGGTGCTCGCCCGGCTCGCCGACGAGTGCGCGCCGCTGGCCGAGGTGCGGGAGCATCTGGCGGCCACCGCGGATCCGGCGTGGGTGCGCAAGCACCGGGTCGCCGAGGACCTCTTCGCCTACCTCGTCGTCGAGCGCGAGCTGCTGCCCGAGGAGTGGGTCAAGGAACTGGCCGCGTGGGCGGAGAACCGCGGCTGGACGGTGTCGCTCCAGGGCCGCAAGATCTACGCCGTGCCCCAGCCGCTGACCAAGAGCGCGGCCGTGCGTGAGGTCGCCCGGCGCACCGGTGCCGTGCTCACGCTCGCCGCCGGGGACTCGCTGCTCGACGCGGACCTGCTGCTTGCCGCGGACCGCGGCTGGCGCCCGGGCCACGGCGAACTGGCCGACACCGACTGGACGGCACCCGGCATCGGCGCCCTGCCGGAGCGGGGCGTGGTGGCCGGGGAGCGGATCCTGCGGGAGTTCCTGAAGGCGGCGCGGGAGGTGTAG